The Dreissena polymorpha isolate Duluth1 chromosome 10, UMN_Dpol_1.0, whole genome shotgun sequence genome includes a region encoding these proteins:
- the LOC127847890 gene encoding piggyBac transposable element-derived protein 4-like, with amino-acid sequence MVDSTDMDRDGSDIEVDLNNDLDTNTSNLNKENGEDGFECQQRTDDEWFRGFFESDGEHEDEFDGFDVEWKTSNFDERNERTYSEIGASTFVHPENALPHNYFELIWGQDLWQHMVTETNRYAEKERTRNPPPPFAPCWVPVDIPAMKAFIGLCFCMGVLRLPSRNDYWRVKKRMFRTAFNTIMPRDKFNLIWRYLHLTDNVAPPPARPDKLKKISMLKFKGRLGFRQYMPLKPTKWGIKVWTLAESETGYIHQFQVYTGKEENQEKGLSHRVVTDLIGHLNHTNIRVFMANYYTSPALLTDLCGVYACGAVRNNRKGLPTALLPRNVMLDKHEFLVAQKDDLSCSIWQDKKYVMVLSNFHSPNDMGTVNRRSGNPTQRSVKVPKMLADYQKFMK; translated from the exons aTGGTGGATTCTACGGACATGGATAGAGATGGTAGCGACATTGAGGTCgatttaaataacgatttagacaCAAATACGagtaatttaaataaagaaaatggtGAAGATGGCTTCGAATGTCAACAAAGAACTGACGACGAATGGTTTCGTGGCTTTTTCGAATCAGATGGTGAACATGAAGACGAGTTTGATGGCTTCGACGTCGAATGGAAGACTTCCAACTTTGACGAACGAAACGAGAGAACGTACAGTGAAATAGGTGCTTCAACGTTTGTTCACCCTGAAAATGCCCTGCCACATAATTATTTTGAACTGATCTGGGGTCAGGACTTGTGGCAGCATATGGTTACAGAGACCAACCGCTATGCTGAAAAAGAGCGGACACGCAACCCACCACCACCATTTGCTCCTTGTTGGGTTCCAGTAGACATTCCAGCCATGAAGGCTTTCATTGGACTCTGTTTTTGTATGGGAGTTCTTCGTCTACCGTCAAGAAATGACTACTGGAGGGTAAAGAAGCGTATGTTTCGTACTGCCTTCAACACCATCATGCCTCGGGACAAATTCAATCTGATCTGGCGCTACCTTCACCTGACGGACAACGTTGCCCCACCTCCTGCCAGACCAGACAAACTTAAAAAGATAAG TATGTTGAAGTTCAAGGGGCGTCTGGGCTTTCGTCAGTACATGCCATTGAAACCAACTAAGTGGGGCATAAAAGTGTGGACATTGGCGGAGAGCGAAACTGGCTACATCCACCAGTTCCAAGTCTACACTGGAAAGGAAGAAAATCAGGAGAAGGGCCTATCACACAGAGTGGTGACAGACTTGATTGGCCATCTGAACCATACAAACATTAGAGTTTTTATGGCCAATTACTACACGAGTCCGGCCCTTCTCACGGATCTGTGCGGTGTGTACGCCTGTGGCGCAGTGCGCAACAACAGAAAAGGCTTACCAACTGCACTGTTGCCAAGGAATGTTATGCTGGACAAACACGAGTTCCTGGTGGCCCAGAAAGATGACCTTTCTTGTTCCATTTGGCAGGACAAAAAGTATGTCATGGTCCTGTCGAACTTTCACAGTCCTAATGACATGGGAACTGTCAACCGACGATCTGGTAACCCAACACAACGATCTGTGAAAGTTCCCAAAATGCTTGCGGATTACCAGAAGTTCATGAAGTGA